Genomic DNA from Desulfofundulus luciae:
TACGGCGTGCCGGCTTTGGGGGGGCTACCCTTGCTGTACCTCTTATCCGTTTTTCCCAACGGTATTATTTTGTCCCGGTTTTACCCGTCCCGGCGCCGCTTGCGCCTGCCGTACGTGCTGGTGGTGGCGGCATTGTTCTTATTTGTGGAGCGGTTGATGTTCATTACGGGTAATTTCCGGTACCTGCATTGGACGCTGGAGTATAGCCTGATGTTGAATGTAACTGGAATGATCCTGGTTCTGTGGCTGGGGGAGTGGCTGGGGGTGATTAAACCGGGAGAGTAAATGTGAGGGAGTTTCCGCGTGAGTCGGAGTGTAATTACAGGCGGAAGCGGGGGCGCGTTTCCAGCCCGGGCAGCATTTTAGCGGGAGCGAAGGGGTTGGCTTCCATGGCTGTTATTTCAGTGCGCAGCACAAGTACATGTTGTGTTTCTTCGTCCCTCAAACGCATGAAAAGCTCCCGGGCAACCGGGTTAACCATCAGCAGCATTTGTTCATTGTAAAAGGTCTGGCTCCACATCTTGTCTATCAGTACATCGTACAGTAAATCCAGTTTATTCATGTTTTTTCCACCTCAACGAATGTTCAATTCCTTCATTTCCTTTTTAAGCATGGCAACACGCCGGCGGCTTGCCACGGCAAAGTGGCCAAAGAGTTCCTTTAACTTTTTATCCCGGGCGTTGCGGGCTAAAAACGCGTATTTTGACTGGCGCTTTTGTTCCATATCCATGGCCAGTTTAATGGCATTATTGAGAATTTCCTTTTCGGTAAGCAAAGACAAGTCAACCACCTCATTATTTAGTCTTTTCTTTCAAGGCTCCGGTTATGCGCTCCAACATTCATTAAGACCTTCATCAAATCTTTGACCAGTTCATTGGTCACGGTATAACAAATTTCCGTTCCTTTGCGCCGGCCCCTGATGATTCCGCGGGATTTCAAAATGCCTAAATGTTGGGAAACGGTGGATTGTGGCAAATCGAGGCATTCACGCATTCTGGTTACGTTGCATTCGTTGTTGATCAGCCCGTCTACAATGCACAGGCGAATGGGGTGGGCCAGGGCCTTCAGGAGTTCGGCCTTTTCCTCGTATTGCTGGACTTTGTTCATAGCATCACCTGCTATCGTTTTATCCATATATTACGATTATTTTAAAGTAGCCCTTCTTGCCCTGTCAATGATTTGTTGGTGGTTCAATATTTTTAAAAGCTGAAAGGAAAGTGGGGAGGAAAGGCGAATAGTAGGAAAGGTTAAAAAGAAGGCTAATTAAAAACCCGATGGATGGCATGGCTGTTCCGGCGGGAAATAGTGCTACGGAGGGCTTTCATTATGACTGTACGCATAGCCATCATTGGCGGGACGGGAGTGTACGATCCCAATATTTTAAGCGATGTTAGCCAAAAACGCCTGGAAACTCCCTTTGGTCCGGCCTGGGTAAAAATCGGTACCTACCGGGGCAGGGAGGTGGCCTTTATGGCCCGGCACGGGGAAGACCACTCGGTGCCCCCACACCTTGTTAACTACCGGGCCAACATTTGGGGTCTCAGGCAACTGGGGGTGAAAAACGTCTTTGCCACGGCTGCTGTGGGTTCTTTGAATCCGGAAATGAAGCCCAAACAGTTTGTTTTCGTGGATCAATTTCTGGATTTCACCAGGTCCCGGGTTCAGACTTTTGTGGAGAAAGGGGTGGTCCACCTGGACATGACTGACCCCTATTGTCCGGAATTGCGGTCGACTTTAGCCCGGGCTGCACAGGAACTGGACCTTGAGTATCATTTCAAAGGTACTTATGTTTGTACTGAAGGGCCGCGCTTCGAAACCCCGGCGGAGATCCGCATGTTCCGTCAACTGGGGGGAGATCTGGTGGGCATGACCAGCGTGCCCGAGGTGGTCCTGGCCCGGGAGGCGGGTATTTGTTACGCCACCATTGCTATGGTGACCAATTTTGCTGCAGGTATTTCGCCCACCCGCCTCTCCCACCAGGAAGTGGTGGATGTGATGGCCGAAAATGCAGGCAACCTGCGCCGGCTGGTTATGCGGGCCATTGAGCTTTTGGACCCGGATCGCACCTGCCTGTGTCACGATTCACCGCTGGATCCCTCGGCCGTGAAATAAAGGAAGGGGTGGGCACCTTGGACACTATGCGCTGGGAGAACGGGACGCTGGTGCTCCTGGATCAAACTAAATTGCCCGGTATGGTGGAATATATCCACTGCCGGGATCACGAAACTGTAGCTGAGGCCATTCGTAGCTTGCGGGTGCGGGGGGCGCCGGCCATCGGCGCGGCGGCGGCCTACGGCCTGGTACTGGGGGTGCTGGCGGCGGGAGCTAAAAACCGCGAGCAACTGCTTGCCCGGGCCCGGGAGGTGGCAGGTGTTCTTGCCTCCACCCGGCCCACGGCCGTCAACCTTGCCTGGGCCTTAAACCGCCTGCTGGCCCGGCTGGAGGCTTCCACGGCCACAGAACCGGAAGAATTAACGGGGCTTTTACTTAGCGAGGCCCACACCATTTACCGGGAGGATCTGGAGGGCAATAAGCGCATCGGGCAATTTGGCCAGGAGCTGGTTCCCCACGGGGCAAGGATTCTAACCCATTGCAATGCCGGCGCGCTGGCCACGGCCGGCTACGGCACTGCCCTGGGGGTAATCCGGGCCGCCCACGAAGCGGGAAAACAGGTGAGCGTTTATGCCGATGAGACCCGGCCCCTGTTGCAGGGAGCACGCCTTACCACCTGGGAGTTGATCCAGGATAATATACCGGTTACCCTGATCACCGATAATATGGCCGCTTATCTTATGGCCCGGGGCATGGTGGACCTGGTGGTGGTGGGGGCGGACCGCATTGCGGCCAACGGGGACGTGGCCAACAAAATCGGTACCTACGGCCTGGCCGTACTGGCTAAAGAACACGGCCTGCCCTTTTATGTGGCTGCCCCCCTGTCCACCATAGACCTTTCCCTGGCCAGCGGTAAGGATATTCCCATTGAGGAGCGGGAGCCGGAAGAAGTAACCCACCTGGCCGGTGTACCGGTGGCTCCCGCCGGTGTTAAGGTGTGGAACCCCGCCTTTGACGTTACCCCGGCCCGGCTGGTGACGGCCATTATTACCGACCGGGGGGTGGCCCGGCCGCCATACGGGGAAAGCCTGGCCGGGCTGGTGCGGGGTAATGGTGTAGTGTGACCGTAGAACATAAAAATTGAAGGAGAGCAGCAGAAGATGCAGGACTATCTTGTACGGGACATCAACCTGGCGCCCGGGGGCAGGCTGAAAATAGACTGGGTGCGGGTTCACATGCCGGTTCTGAATGCCATCCGGGATGAATTCGAAAGGGAAAAGCCCTTTGCCGGAGTGCGGGTGGCCATGAGCATTCACCTGGAAGCCAAAACGGCTTACCTGGCCGAGGTACTCAAAGCCGGCGGGGCACAGGTGGCCATTTCCGGGTCCAATCCCCTCTCTACGCAGGACGACGTGGCCGCGGCTTTGGCAGCGGCAGGTATCCACGTCTATGCCTGGCATGACGCCACCACCCAGGAATATATAGATCACCTGATTAAGGTGCTGGAAATTCGCCCCCATGTGGTGATCGATGACGGCGGTGACCTGGTTCACCTGCTGCATACCCGTTGCCGGGAACTGGCCTCGGAGGTAGCCGGGGGATGCGAGGAAACCACCACCGGGGTATCCCGCCTGAAAGCCATGGAGCGGGAAGGAAAACTCCTTTTCCCCATGATTGCCGTCAACGATGCCCGGTGTAAGTTCCTTT
This window encodes:
- a CDS encoding CBO0543 family protein is translated as MWFVFSLGLSILAVGKKGWLQFWPVGLVALAVAYILDSTLIDLGAFSYHYGVPALGGLPLLYLLSVFPNGIILSRFYPSRRRLRLPYVLVVAALFLFVERLMFITGNFRYLHWTLEYSLMLNVTGMILVLWLGEWLGVIKPGE
- a CDS encoding ArsR/SmtB family transcription factor — translated: MNKVQQYEEKAELLKALAHPIRLCIVDGLINNECNVTRMRECLDLPQSTVSQHLGILKSRGIIRGRRKGTEICYTVTNELVKDLMKVLMNVGAHNRSLERKD
- the mtnP gene encoding S-methyl-5'-thioadenosine phosphorylase, producing MTVRIAIIGGTGVYDPNILSDVSQKRLETPFGPAWVKIGTYRGREVAFMARHGEDHSVPPHLVNYRANIWGLRQLGVKNVFATAAVGSLNPEMKPKQFVFVDQFLDFTRSRVQTFVEKGVVHLDMTDPYCPELRSTLARAAQELDLEYHFKGTYVCTEGPRFETPAEIRMFRQLGGDLVGMTSVPEVVLAREAGICYATIAMVTNFAAGISPTRLSHQEVVDVMAENAGNLRRLVMRAIELLDPDRTCLCHDSPLDPSAVK
- the mtnA gene encoding S-methyl-5-thioribose-1-phosphate isomerase translates to MDTMRWENGTLVLLDQTKLPGMVEYIHCRDHETVAEAIRSLRVRGAPAIGAAAAYGLVLGVLAAGAKNREQLLARAREVAGVLASTRPTAVNLAWALNRLLARLEASTATEPEELTGLLLSEAHTIYREDLEGNKRIGQFGQELVPHGARILTHCNAGALATAGYGTALGVIRAAHEAGKQVSVYADETRPLLQGARLTTWELIQDNIPVTLITDNMAAYLMARGMVDLVVVGADRIAANGDVANKIGTYGLAVLAKEHGLPFYVAAPLSTIDLSLASGKDIPIEEREPEEVTHLAGVPVAPAGVKVWNPAFDVTPARLVTAIITDRGVARPPYGESLAGLVRGNGVV